Below is a window of Clavibacter michiganensis subsp. tessellarius DNA.
GCCCGACCCCGCCGCCCCCGCCCGATCGCGCGGCCCGGCCGACGGCCCCGCGGACGGCCGCGGCCGCACCGTCCTCGTCGTCGCGATCCTCGCCTCGTTCGTCGCGTTCCTCGACGGCACGGTCGTCAACGTCGCCCTGCCCGCCATCGGCGAGGACCTCGGCGGCGGCCTCGTCGTGCAGCAGTGGGTGGTGGACGCGTACCTCATCACGCTCGGCGCGCTGATCCTCCTGGCCGGCTCGCTCTCGGACGCGTTCGGCCGGGTGCGCGTGCTGCGCTGGGGGCTCGTCGGCTTCGGCGTGACGTCGCTCGTCTGCGCGATCGCGCCGACCGCGGGGATCCTCATCGCGGCCCGCGCCGCCCAGGGCGCGGCCGGCGCGCTCCTCGTGCCCAGCTCGCTGGCCCTCATCTCCCAGACGTTCCGGGGAGCCGCTCAATCGCGCGCCATCGGCTCGTGGACGGCGTGGACCGGCACCGCGATGCTCGTCGGGCCGGTGCTCGGCGGCGTGCTGGTGGACGCGCTCGACTGGCGGCTCGTGTTCGGGATCAACGTGCTCCCCATCGCCGTCACGCTCGTGCTGCTCGCGCGGCTCCCGCACGCCGCGCCCGCGGCCGACGGCACGCGCGTGGACGTGCCGGGCGCGGTGCTCGGCGCCCTCGGGATCGGCGGCCCGGTGTTCGCGCTCATCGAGCAGTCGCGGCTCGGGCTCGGGCATCCGCTCGTCGTCGGCAGCCTCGTCGTGGGCGTCGCGTGCCTCGTGCTGTTCGTGCTCCGGGAGCGCCGCACGCCGCACCCGATGCTGCCGCTGTCGCTC
It encodes the following:
- a CDS encoding MFS transporter; its protein translation is MPDPAAPARSRGPADGPADGRGRTVLVVAILASFVAFLDGTVVNVALPAIGEDLGGGLVVQQWVVDAYLITLGALILLAGSLSDAFGRVRVLRWGLVGFGVTSLVCAIAPTAGILIAARAAQGAAGALLVPSSLALISQTFRGAAQSRAIGSWTAWTGTAMLVGPVLGGVLVDALDWRLVFGINVLPIAVTLVLLARLPHAAPAADGTRVDVPGAVLGALGIGGPVFALIEQSRLGLGHPLVVGSLVVGVACLVLFVLRERRTPHPMLPLSLFRERDFLVGNVATVGIYGALSLGGFVIAVFLQQTGGLSATQAGFALVPTTVIMLLLSTRFGALAGRIGPRLLMGVGPIVAGAGYLLMLGVAEPVDYWSQLLPGIVVFGVGLSMTVAPLTSTVLEAVPSAQAGIASAVNNAVSRVAGLVAIAAIGLVAGPDLDVPAFHRVVLVTAALLVAGGLVSLVGIRSRRAAGSDTASADAASTDAPAA